One Ictalurus punctatus breed USDA103 chromosome 10, Coco_2.0, whole genome shotgun sequence genomic region harbors:
- the LOC108270825 gene encoding nuclear factor interleukin-3-regulated protein — protein MQSAFSCPRRDDEIEAEEPSHRGLGLRRKREFTPDEKKDASYWEKRRKNNEAAKRSREKRRANDFMLETRLVALSEENAALRAELLALNLRYGLLSSNCPYTSHQRSVLQMHSYFAQSSNAYPDRELWERYKMSQEPSQWPGYQQATEAIAAHYGSNIVATHSFPINRAYSYLPDVPSFVPSTSKPMVLAPVFPPLAASFPEIPVLNPVGQRTTLHKEAEQQPPANGSAVLPHKLRLKNPRLAKKKEDRISATSPHSIYVSS, from the coding sequence ATGCAGTCTGCATTCTCATGTCCGAGGAGGGATGATGAGATAGAGGCTGAGGAGCCATCTCATAGAGGTCTAGGCTTGCGTCGCAAAAGAGAATTTACACCGGATGAGAAAAAGGATGCCTCTTACTGGGAAAAACGTCGCAAGAACAATGAGGCAGCCAAGCGTTCACGAGAGAAGCGCAGAGCAAATGACTTCATGCTGGAGACACGGTTAGTGGCACTGAGTGAGGAAAATGCAGCTCTACGAGCTGAGCTACTGGCTTTGAACCTCCGATATGGCCTGCTCAGCTCTAACTGTCCTTACACATCGCATCAGAGGAGCGTCCTTCAGATGCATTCATACTTTGCTCAATCATCAAACGCCTACCCAGACCGAGAGCTTTGGGAAAGGTACAAAATGAGTCAGGAGCCTTCTCAATGGCCTGGATACCAGCAAGCAACTGAGGCCATAGCAGCGCATTATGGCTCAAACATTGTTGCCACACACTCCTTCCCCATTAACAGGGCCTATTCTTACCTTCCAGATGTCCCTAGTTTTGTTCCCTCTACAAGCAAACCCATGGTCTTAGCTCCTGTATTCCCACCACTAGCTGCCTCGTTCCCAGAAATTCCAGTGTTAAATCCAGTCGGTCAGAGAACAACTCTACACAAGGAGGCTGAGCAGCAGCCACCAGCCAACGGCAGTGCTGTGCTGCCTCACAAGCTGAGGCTAAAGAATCCAAGattagcaaagaaaaaagaagataGAATCTCAgctacatccccacactcaATATATGTATCCAGCTAA